The following DNA comes from Lates calcarifer isolate ASB-BC8 linkage group LG2, TLL_Latcal_v3, whole genome shotgun sequence.
GTGGTTATTCCCTTACAGAATAAATGTGCACTGTATTTGTAGACAAGTTTTGAGAATTTACCATCATCTACCAGAACACGATTAtggtatttttctgtttttcctgaaaTCCCAGATACATGGAGTAAGGCATTTCTACCATTTTTATAGGGTGTTATTCAAAACAAGAGTTTATAGGCAGGTCTGAAATGTGGAATGCAAGGGCTCCATGCAAGAGTAGGACAAAAAATGGCCACTGGTTAATCTTATGGATGACTAGCAACTATAAAAGCAGAAATTAGTGACAAATATGTATCTTTGGTTCCGTGTTCCAATTCActccagttttcatttttttgctattgttATTTGAATAGCAAATAGCTGCTCTCTTCACAACTCCTGTTAATTCTGTGAAAGCTATTAATGTACAATATCCATAGGATTAAGTAGGGCCTTGCATAACAGACTTAAGAATGATAATGTACACATTATTAATTTTGATTAGATTATGGTGTCATGAAACCATAAATATTATAACAGATTATTTGATATGGTACAGTGTAatggttttaatttaaaaaaagaaaagaaattacgTAAGACAGTTAAGCAACCCCCTTAAGGACACACAAATTAATAAGGAGCATTCCTGTGAAGGCAGGGTGCCCAGTGTGACAAACTGTTAGCTGTACATTAAAGGCAAAGCTCGTCATTTTAAATGGGCACTGAAAGAGACCGAACTGGACAAACAGGTTTCCTACAGGGATTTGTTTCTACAGCTACTTCATGTAGAAACTGGGAATGTTTTAACTGACATGCGAAGTACAGTGTGAATAAAACACGTGAAACCAGAGGACAGTGCTGTCGAACACTGAAGGACACGAGATCTCATTTTGTTCAAACCACAGCAAATCATTGTATGTGTTTTGGCTGCAAAGCAAGTGGTTTCAACCACAGTGAGTGTTCGTCTGGGGGACCCATAAGTTCCATCATGTGGTTTCTTCTTAGTATCAGCAGCCTTTACAGTTTTTTATGAAGGCATTCAATCTATTGCTCTATTGAACACTATCAACTAGGCCACAGAAATCTTATTTCTGAAAAATAGCAGAGACCACAGGCTTGTTGTAcattaacaaaatgtaaaacgAAATAAATTATTTGGATGACAAGAAATGGACAAAAACCTTTTAACCGATGGTGCTACAGTGTCTTTCCTCTTATGTAGACAAGCACCTCTACTATGACACAAACAGCTAACTGTGCGAGGCACTTAGGAGTTATAGTAGGAAAGATGCTGCCCAACCCCCTCCCCAAATATACACACCTGTAGCTAAAGAAGCAATTCCATTGCAACCTCTAAGCCTGTCAAATCCCAACCAGTCTCATTTAGTCAAAGAAGCTATTTTCAGAATTTGGACAGAATTGCATTTTATACAAAATCAAAGTTAACctgaatagattttttttatatttacagaatCCTTCGAGATGACTAGGGCAAATGATATGATGATATGCTGTCAGCTATCTGGACTTGTCATATTAGTGTCATGACGTCAGTGGCATTTTAACATGTTATGTGATACAGATCAATGTTTCCTTAAACCGATAACTGgtgcacaaaataaaataaaaaggaggaacTTTGTATAAATACATCAGTATCATATCCAACATTTTTTACATACTCCATATGTTTGCAagtatttttattacttttctctgtgagtatatttaaagtttaaatacCTTTCCAATCACAACCAAATTCCTTCCATCAGATAAGCTGAACCAGAGGCCACAGGACCAGTATATTTCCACTCTTAAAACCCACGAGGAGAGGGTGTTTTACCCCAGAAACTGGGGGGCCCGCAGCCCAGCGCATCACGCTGGCTGCCAGGGAGTGTGCACGCGTTTCCATAAACTGACATCCctcacaaaataacatttacagtggaagagaggacagaaataaAGCCAAGCCTTCAGCACTTATCTCATTAACACCTCCATTCTCTCATATCTCTCTCTTCCCATCTCACCAGAACACCAAAATATCTGATAGCATCTGAAACTCGTTTTGGTGAAACCATTGTGTGTGCTGACTGATATAGACATTGGGAATTTGGTCAATTGTTTTTTTATGCTcacatgtacatgtatttttCCAGAGTATTTACGCAGTGGACgatgcagctgtttttgttgcctTCACGCTTCGTTCTCTGTCGGCGGTGGTATGTTGTTAGCTGAAACCATGGAGTCTTGTTTGCGAGTCATCCTATCCAACTCAGCCTGGACATCAGTCAAAACCGGCTTCTGCCcttggaaaaaaacaggagacaaaGCCCAAAGGTAATCTCCTGTAGCTTCTGTGCATATTCATAAATAACAGTTTTCTAGGCCAGCAAGCGGATGGATGGGGGCTGGATGGTGATGCGGGTCCCATGCTGGAGTTGGGCGGCTTGCTGCCACAgttaacacacatgcaaaactaATCATCAGACAAAGCAACCATGTGCTCATGCATTATCCTTTCAGCTGGGTCTCACTGAGTTAACACTGCTCAGCGCTGGAACAAAAAATACATGTCAGTGGTCTCAGGACAGAGAGATGAGTTATGTAATGTTCCCCTCAACATTTCATTGGGTACATTCAGCTATTTCACAAACAGTATTTGACTTTGTTATATTTACGTAATATAACAAAAGGGGAAAAACGTGCTggagctgggaaaaaaaaaaaaaaaaaaaaaaaactgttgacatGCAAAACAGTTGAGGTTACTCAAGTAAAACAACAGATAAATTAGTTGAGCGAGAGAGCAGTGGGATATGACGTGGAGTGAGTGACATTAGTTTCATGAGGGCACTTATGGTTGGAGGTTTGGTGCATACAGGCCTGTCACAAGTTTCCTCAGATGACAGAAGTTCAGTCAAAGAGaacaatttttctttttctcctgttttaacCTTCTTTCTCAGGCTGTTGAGATAAAACTCCAGACAGGAAAATGGTCCACAGCCTCTACCAACAAAAGGCCTTGTTTCTAACTCCTCTTGGCCTAACAGTGCATGGAGTTCGTGCTCTAAGATGGATCTCAATGTACAGGATGCTATAGTCAACAACAATgctttaaaacagttttgataAAAGGACAACTGCTAACCTGTAAGGAAGAAGGTTTGTAAATAGAGAGGCTGTTTTCgtggagagcagaggggagAGCACTGGACTAAGAGGTTGTACCTGTTTTCTTGGCAGACCCTTGCACTCCGGCTCCAACTGCTCCAGTTCCTGGGCTCCCTGGGGCTCCAGTCTTTTTACTCAACAGGCTGTTGAAGAAGTTAGCCAGCACTCCCTCATTGGCAGCCCCCGCTGCAGGAGAAACATGGCACTTAGATATAAAGGAAACTTCCTTTTCTTGTGAAAATGATTGAAGATAAAAGGAATACAAACAAGTTTATAATACATTgcaaatatttttacttaataGCCATTGAAATGCTAGTTACCTGCTCAACACTTGGACTACTGGAAACAAATCTTCTAAAACCCAACATTCAGTTTAAGATGAAATACAATAGCCTCCTGCTACACTTAAAAATTGAGAGTCGATATTTCTGCCTAAGGGAGGCCAGCTCAGGAGGTGTGCAATAATTTATTGTTATGTGAATTATTTTAGTTGTTACCACTTGGGGGCAGTATTGCAGCATTTCAGGGGAGAGGGGTTCACATTACAGCCAAAATATCAAGAGGTGAATGGAAACTACTGTGATCAAAGCAGCTTTTTTGCAGAGCCCTAAATGTTTTTTCAATAGATGTGGATGATGAAGGACAATCTTGAAATCTTTAGAAAAGACTGTGCCATACTTTGCACTCAGTTGCACTGGAGTGCAAAGTATGATTCTCAATAACTACATATGAATGTAAATGAGCACCCATAGAGCTCCCACCTTTCATGTTAGGGTCAGGCTTTTTGACAGCAGCCATAGGCGAGCCGCTGGTCACGGTGGGCTGGCCAGCGCGACCTGCAGGCCTGGGAGACCCTGAGGCTGGCCGTCCTGGAGACTCCTGTAACACAGAAACCAGAACAAGACTGTGACCACAAGCAAAAAGCTTAGTTTGTCTATCCAGATCATATAGTTCAAAGAAAAGGGAATAAATCAATCCATAACTATATTTGAGGGATGTTGAGACACTTACCGTTGCCCCTCTTGTTGGCGTGGCTGGCTGCTTTGCTAACAAAGACTGGAAAGGGAAAAAGTTATAATGTGAACGGCTGGATTCAGGCATGGTTTCAAACAACAATAGGTTTCTAGACACACTCAAATGGAAAGTACAAGGCCAAAGTGGACACAGCAAAAGTTTGTGGTTGACTAATTTTGAATTCTCAGGAAATCagttttatacatatatatttataccaGTTATCTCACATTAAACCAATATTAATTTAGATAAATAATAGGGCAGTCAGTCCATTTAAAAATAGAGAAGCTATTGCTTCAGAGTGCTTTTTAAAATCCCCTTCTTGGTTTATTTGTCCGCAAAATAGGAAGTGAAGGCAATGTTATTTGTCATGTGGAAGTTTCAGATGTTCACCAGCACAAGTACAGCATACAAATTTATTTTACCGTGAAAACACTAGTGCAGGATCGCCAGCTAACTAGCTCTTTTGGCCAAACATATCTGTAGTTTTTGAGAATTCTTGCAGGTTTATTTTATCATACTTCAAATAATACTCATAccattaaaaacattacattcTTATGTTATCCAGCTTAATCAGGAgatgacattttatttgcatttgaaagCTTGCCTTTAAATCAACACATTGTTAATCTCACTAGCTGGGGAAGGAAATCATGAAATATGCAGGAAACCAGACACATACCTGTTGCTTCATCAGGAATACCTGCTCATCCTCAGCATTTATCTCTTTGTCATGAACCAGCtgtaaagaaaagcagagagtaAGCCATCAAAAAAAGAGGAGTACGTAGGACTTTGGACTTTGGGTTGTAATGTCAAAGTTTAcgttttgtatttgttgtatttgtacGGTCATACCTTTCGTACTGGAGGCTTTGTGATAAAATCTTCAAAAGGATCTTCGGGTCTGACTGTTGTGAAGTTTTCGTGCAAAATCCCAATTTTCTTCTCATTATCCCATCCAGATGGGCTGAAAAAATGAATAGTTCAATTACAGTGCAATGTTATAAATTCTGTTGAGTGATAATTCTGTATAGTATTTCCTCTGAATAAAAATGAGAATACAGTTTTTGGTGAGTCACGGATAACAAAAAATTTGAAGAAAGATGACAAGCGCACACAGTTTGTCAACGATATTACTTGAATGTTTTAACTATGACAGAAAAACCAAAGAAGCCATGATGAACTAAATAAACTAGTGCATCTCTAGCTACACTTACATGAACACTGCATCCTTCTCCACCACTAAGGCAGGTGTGGTAAACTGGAAGTCATACATCTTATGTACTATATATTTGTAAAGCAGATCCAGGTTCTTCTCCTCTTTGACTGAAGTATAGATCAGGCCAGCTCCATCTGTTTAGTTCAGTTAAGGCAGCAATTCTTGGGGTAATTGATCGTTTAGAATAAAATATTATGAGCTATATTAAAAAACTGATGAATGGCCCACTTCTGTTTCAACAGTCAATGTTATAAATTTAATGACCATTGTGACAGAACTATACATTAAAAGGATACACTGTAAGCAAAATCGCCTGATGTGGGATTGGATGAAATCGAAGTGCTCCTCCCTGTAGTCGTGCTCCTTCTCTAGTACGCTGACTGcatcacactgaaaaataaaaaattgagagagggaaggagataaatattttaatgacagacaataaaatgtcagcattCACAAATGCATGAACATAACACTGTTGTCTGCATCTCAAGTCCATTCTACAGTATTCCTAAAAATCTCTGAATCCACACTGACTTGGAGAGATGCAGGTGCACATCAATATGTTCCACTTCCACcttgaaaatgcaaaaactaTTAGCTGGACATATAGCAGCcgctgaggacactgaggtaAGAGTCTGTGTTTCAGAGGTGTCCATCCTTGCAATTCACACCATGGGTCATCAGGACATGAGTGCAAACTTGCCCTTGGGGGgctttttgagttttttgtttgttctgccTGCTGAACTTCTCCCACAAACAGGCATACTTTCACTCTTTTACTTTTCACTCAATCTTCTGACTTaagatttctctttttttagtATCTATTGACAAGACAGGTTGATAAATAGCAAATAATGCTTTGAATGATTTCTTCTGCAAAGCTGAACATTCTGAAAAGAGCTATACAGAGGCACCCAAGATAAGAAACATTCACCATTTTCTAGTCACAGCAAGCATGTGAAGCTCTGCTGATGGCTGTACTGTTTTTCAGCACCGGTTTTTGCCTGCAGGGTATAATAGGCAGGGTAGGCAAATATAATGGTACCTTTTTATTAGAGGATACTGTCCCACAAAGTACAACAAAGTAAAAGCATACAtaaaagtaaacacaaaatGCATCAGCAAGAAATGGACAGACTCTACATACTGCAGGGTCTGAGCCCAGATTTGCTTGTCATTCAACAAGCCACCAGCGGGAAACAGCAGTAAAGGCAGCTGTCAAGGTGTTAAACAAGacttttctgcttttatctCAAGCAACTCAGGGCTAAGTAGCGAGAAGTACCTACAGGCTTcaacagctgtggctgcagaaGTTAAAAAAGCAGAGTAAGGGGATTTTAGTGAGGCTATGGACCATGACCACAGATGGCCCAAAAGAAGTTATGGAAAATCATTCTGCAACTAAGGGTGGCAGGACATTACTTCGGGGGTGTGCCTATTGATCTTATCCTAATAAGTGCCCCTCGACTTTTCTGAGGATAACATTGAAGTAAGACCATGTTACGGGACTAAACGCAGTAAACAAACCCTCTGAACAGAATGTATAATTTCTAAAAACAAAGCTCTGAAAGATATATGTATGAATTATGGgaaatttgactttttaagCAGTGAGAATGGTCTAACTGCTTTATGGCAGCTCCTATAAGGATCAGAAGTTGTACTGCATTAATactgatgtactgtatatccATAAGTAAGTAttccattacattttattttggtaacATTATTTTGGGTCTTTGGTCTCTATTACATAGAATTAGGTCAGAGAGGCTTGCAAATGTCCTACCTTAGACAGAAGCACCTCTGAAAAGTTTTGCTAGATTGTCAAAACCTCCATTTAAAATATTCGTTGTCTCTACATAGAGTTTATGACTTCAGACTTTTTGGGCTGTAGGAATTATTTACCTTTGTGCAAACTATTAGCACTGGAATGCCCAGgttgtatgtgagtgtgttgtcCCCAAGTGGTAGCACAACAGCCTCGTCTTCCCCTGCTGTTGGGGCCCGTCTCTGTGGAGAGGATGGGGTGGCATCCTCTGGTTCTGTGTACTCTTGGAACGCTTTCACCACTGGTGGAAAAACAAAGGGAGTAAAACATGAGATTTCAGACCATTAGTGGATATACAGTACAGCTCAGATAAGCCCAATACAAATGAAGATTAATTCAGCTTCCAGTGTCTTTATCTGCTTGATCATGCAAGTCTCACACCtcttaaaaagagaaaaaaaattgaaccAGCAGACCTGCCCCTCTGCTCATTGTATCAAATGAAAATGCCTCTCTTTCCCCAAAGGCTGTCCAATTGGTTTGCACTTTTGAATGTTCCCTCTCTGCGTCATGAGCCATTCTAACATGCATTTAATAGGGGTGTAGTGATAAGATAACACACGATAACACTCTTTCAGGattaacacacaataacactgtCAGCAATATAATAGCCAAGTCCTATAAAGTATCAAATTAtgtgcagtgagtgtgtgagttgtTATGGTGcttatgaaaaaagaaattatacaCTATAAGATCATTAAGCTAACAAATCAAAGTTCTTGTGGTCTCCACTTAGTATCACTCCCACAAGATGTAATTTTTTGGGTTGTACATCATCCTTGATGGCACCTTTGGCTACTGAGCTGCTTGTAGCGTCTGCAACACCCTGATGCCCTGATGCGGAACTATGAATCTGGCTTTATAGGGCAGCTGTGCTCAAACTATGTCAAATGCACATACAATAAGTCTTTACTGTCTTATTTTAGTTTCATTGGAGAGTGTAAAGTGTGATCACACTTTTAACTGTTTACATAATAGAACTTGGTAGAAAGGtagaaaatgataaatacattGCATCCTTCACTTTCCTATTGTGCTGCCCCAGCtgtccggggggggggggggggtgtatgGAGGAAGCTTTGGCCTACTTCCTCAGGAGCTTCGGGAATGTTGGGGACAGCCCACAAAGCCAAATAGACTCGCCGTTTTGAGCCAAGTCCTTTACTTTCAGACACAGGATTTAGTATATGGGGCAAGAACTGGTGTTACAAGCAATCTAAAAGGAAACCCTTCTTGGCCACAGGATTACACAAATCCAGTGCATATGCACAGATATGTAAATATGGGCACAAGGACAGGACTTTAACATGCTGATTTTACACCAAAGGGAAGATGTGTTAACATCTGACCTTTTCTCCCCCTCACTGAAGTTTATATAGCGGGGACATCTGAACCTAATTTGACAAAAATTTGAATGACAGTCAGACTTCCATGTAATCCTTGCCAGTACTGAGACTTTAAGCTACACCCCCTGTGTAGCTGCTGAGCCTGGACAAGGCACACAACTATGAGATTTATTTAATGAAATCACAGACAAAAGGCCAGCTATCTTTAGATGTTGCAAATGTGTGTTAAGAATGTCTTAAAATTGACCACTAGCAAAAACTATCTTCACTGGCATCTGAGGAAGCAGTGGATTACATTAAAAGGAATGTTTTCCATAGTCTGTATTTTTTAGGTTTTGATACTTTTTGCCATGAAAACATCAATCTCTCTGATTTCAAGCCTACAGGGTGTGAGCATTTGATGCTAGACAGATATTTTGGGTGGAGTATCACTTTAAAGTACAaagtgaaagagacaaagaTAGACAGACTTTGCCCCACTAAGACCAATCTATCTGTTCTACAAACAAAGGTGAGGTCAAACTACATTGGCACACATAACCAAGGACTGCTCAGAATTCTATGAATTAAATATACTTCACTTTCAGTTCACATATTGTACCTTAAAGATGATAGTTTTTAAGACACAAAAGATCAGACCTGTGTTAATCACAGAGATCCTTAAAATATGTAATAATTTCTACAAAGATCTCAGCTAAAGCCAAAGCTAAAAGTGTCTTTTCTGGCCAAAAAAATCTGAGTTTCACTGGCTGCTGTAAGACAAGGCCATGTTTTACACCAGTCTTTAACTGTTAACTAGCTAATGCTCCTGGCTCATGGTTACAACATTTTTACAGCTGTAAGGTTACTTGCTTCCTTTAATTTAAGTTGAACAGACCTTGAGTCAAACAAAATACCCAAGATGTTTACCTACGCACCATTCCTAAATACTGTggctaaaaaaaatctgttgcgTCACTACCACAGAAGATTTCTGATTTCAATGTGTGGTCCAGGCAGCAATCGCATGATCCTGTAATTTGACTTGAGACGGCTCAGCAGCCACTCTACTTCAGTTACAGCATAACAGGAGTCAGAACGTCCGGCCCACTGACTGCATTCAGACCCACTCAGTTTACGTCCCTTCCTCTCCGCTGTTTAGCGGAGGGGAGGGAACTATGATGCAAGACGCCTGCAAGACTCTCTGGACAAAAGCCTCTCGCACTCActtccagtctgtctgtcagcctgcttctctctctcacacactcatatcCACAAATACGTAATCTGACTAGGCCTCACCAGTGTGCTACTGACATCACATGATCATGATCATCACGGATATGCTGGAAGATGCTTTATGGGGACAACAAGTCTCAGCTAAGCTGGAAATCTGACCATGTCAGTGGGTGGGGTCAAAATGTTTGGCCAAatagagacagggaggaggagggacccAAAAGAAATCTGACAAACATCGGTAGTTATGCCTAAAAAAATTGACCAAATTGAGGAGActgaagaaaaaactgaaacaatacAGACAAACACTACAACTGTAAATTTAAAACTCCAGTCAAAATCCACACAATACACAGCATGATGTCTAAATTCCAGGCAATATTCCCTAGCTACTGTTTGGTATAAATCACGTCAACTATACTTACGTAATACAATAACGTGAACTGAAATAAGTCAGTgaaacaaattgaaaatgtggaCCCATGTATAAGTAAGTGTTTTATTAACAATGTGCTTTAGTCATAACTTGGCTACCAgcttcccttttctttttcacacgTTTGACAACACACAAGACAACTTGTCACAACTTGTCACTGTATTAGCATGTTACGTGTTGAAAACGTTTCTAGACCTGTTCTATCAAATTCATCTGCAGTAATTTAACAATTTGACCTCTTTCTGACAAGTCATTTCAGACTTATAAAAGTAACAGCAGCGAGCAAACTTTGAAGGCAGAGAAGAACCTTTTGTAAAACCCTGCAGGCTGAACTAACTTGTCTGAGGAGAAATAATCTTTCCAAACACAAAAGAACTGTTCATAAGTGAGAGATGACCAATTCTAAAATTAACAAGGGAGAAACATCTGAGTGCATCACACTCATTGATTTGCAGATCTTGCCTCCAGCCgcaacacacagctgagaaTCATGGGCTTCTCTGATGATGACCTAGAATCATCAATGACAATGTGTAATGTTGTACAGTGCTTTGCCTTTGCTACACAGTGACCAATCTCTCCTTTTTCCCAGCAGCCAGTCAGCAAGGAGTCTGGCGCTTATTATGTAAGACTCCCATTACTTCCACCCTGGGATGCTTCGGGCACCTTCTCTGAGTACTGTTTGCTTCCATCTATTGAGATATATAACCCAGCAAAATGTATGCCCATCACATTTCCATTTATAACTCAGATTTCTGCATGTTGAGATATAAAAATGATTATATCCTATTAAATCACCACTTGATATCAATCTTGACCAACAATCTGCTTTAATAAAACATATGTTTGGATGTATGGTAGTCAATGTCATTAATAGCATTTTAACTCTCAGTAATCACTTCATAAAATTCATTCGAGTCTTGAGTTTAGCTTTGATTTCAGCTATATACCATACTTCAAAAAAGGTGGCACATGGTTTTGAATGTTCAGCAGAACAAAATAACTAAAAGCTAAAAACATGCCAAGAGCaatttgcaaaacaaaaaccttaTGTTTACTATCAGTACACACATCATTGAAGAGGGACTAAACTGGATGTTTCATTTTGACACCATCCACAATGTGAGACA
Coding sequences within:
- the dync1li2 gene encoding cytoplasmic dynein 1 light intermediate chain 2 isoform X1, with translation MAPVLEKQLPGAAGAGENNNEDEEGQNLWSSILSEVSTRSSSKLPSGKNILVFGEDGSGKTTLMAKLQGADHNKKGRGLEYLYLSVHDEDRDDLTRCNVWILDGDVYHKGLLKFAVSAQSLPDCLAVFVADMSRPWTIMESLQKWASVLRDHVDKLKIPPEDMREMEQKMVKAFQEYTEPEDATPSSPQRRAPTAGEDEAVVLPLGDNTLTYNLGIPVLIVCTKCDAVSVLEKEHDYREEHFDFIQSHIRRFCLQYGAGLIYTSVKEEKNLDLLYKYIVHKMYDFQFTTPALVVEKDAVFIPSGWDNEKKIGILHENFTTVRPEDPFEDFITKPPVRKLVHDKEINAEDEQVFLMKQQSLLAKQPATPTRGATESPGRPASGSPRPAGRAGQPTVTSGSPMAAVKKPDPNMKAGAANEGVLANFFNSLLSKKTGAPGSPGTGAVGAGVQGSAKKTGQKPVLTDVQAELDRMTRKQDSMVSANNIPPPTENEA
- the dync1li2 gene encoding cytoplasmic dynein 1 light intermediate chain 2 isoform X2 is translated as MAPVLEKQLPGAAGAGENNNEDEEGQNLWSSILSEVSTRSSSKLPSGKNILVFGEDGSGKTTLMAKLQGADHNKKGRGLEYLYLSVHDEDRDDLTRCNVWILDGDVYHKGLLKFAVSAQSLPDCLAVFVADMSRPWTIMESLQKWASVLRDHVDKLKIPPEDMREMEQKMVKAFQEYTEPEDATPSSPQRRAPTAGEDEAVVLPLGDNTLTYNLGIPVLIVCTKCDAVSVLEKEHDYREEHFDFIQSHIRRFCLQYGAGLIYTSVKEEKNLDLLYKYIVHKMYDFQFTTPALVVEKDAVFIPSGWDNEKKIGILHENFTTVRPEDPFEDFITKPPVRKLVHDKEINAEDEQVFLMKQQSLLAKQPATPTRGATESPGRPASGSPRPAGRAGQPTVTSGSPMAAVKKPDPNMKAGAANEGVLANFFNSLLSKKTGAPGSPGTGAVGAGVQGSAKKTEAGFD